The region caataattatcattatatCATTGGACcactggaattaaaacagtcccaaaacatcactgacccaccagtAAACTTCACCCTGGGTATGACATGCATCTCctttatgcatctctgtttcagtgccaaacatgctgatgcggtatctgaccaaaacattcaatcttcatagaggaatggtccaaaatcccttcAAAATGTGGTCCTTAACCTTGtgaagcattacaggaaaagactccatgatGTTATCTATGCCAGGGGTGGATGCACCAAGGCTGGCAATAATTATGGAAGCTTTATTTtggtaaaattttattttattaaattcatctttgattttggtttgtttcattgaaacattaataaagtacattattgttcagcattttgagtttatctcagtaatcatatATTTACAGtcctgtgcagaagtcttaggcaccctatactttattatatgtttatttttttgtgtgtgttagtataaaagaacacatttgagatttccaaatattcattttcccaaagatttaatttttgtatttttttttttcaagtaacattactgtaagcaattgactacattttacaaaaaaccgttatcaaggctgtctgacatcagaagcaaggagccaaccaaggtctgcagaagaactgtggcaagttctccaacatgcttggaacaacctccctgctgattgtcttatagaactgcaggacagcgttcaagttcaagttcaagttactTTATTTGTACCCAAAGGTAAATTTGTTTGCAGAGAGTCACACAATACttaaaaacacatgaaatacaacaaaacacatgaaatacaaCAGCGTATAAAGTGCAGGGTGCAAAAAGTGCTCAGGGGTTCCAATCCTCCAGTGGATCGGTAAATACAACACAGAATAGACGCATCAGACAGTGGAAAGCTTATCAGCGTTCTGACTTGTTCCACTCAATAATGGCTGCTGGAACAAAGCTATTTCTATAGCGCTTAGCATTGGCAATCTCAAGAGAAGTGACGCAGTTATAATGCCAatgggtggtcacaaaaatattgatttgattcagtttaaaCTATtttgccaaattactcaaatgtaatgttaaatgtgtagtatgtttatttaggaccttttgcacagtattgtgtatatatatatttaaagtatttttatgcattgtcagtcagagcaccataatgtttAGGTCAAATGACTTCACATGTTTCTGATCAGGTATGCTCAATTGGTTCCTTAGTGTATGTGTAAAAGTGCTTtctattgcctttggagtctgttattagcATTTGGACCAGAGTtgccagtgaaagtcaaggaaaccattatgaggctgagaaataagaaaaaaaaaaaactgtcagacataggccaaacctcCAACACTGTACAGCCCTACATTGGGTGGCAACTGTATATGATGGACAAATGCATATAGTAAAGCAAGCAATGAGCACTCATGCACAATCtatatttttctatattttattttccacaaaaacattattttacaaaaaatactATTTGCATTAAATACAGATGACTCAttttgagagagaaaatgacttGAAGAGGCTGTGAAGAAACTTCCCCTTTCCCTAAATATCCACATTTTTTCTTTCGGTTACAATTCTCATCCAAGCACATGATTATTGTTCCAACACAACGAATATTTAAACGTAACTCTTAACCCCATTCCGACCATGTCTCCCAGTATCTGGAGAAATTTACTTATTTCAAATGGAATAATAGTGGTAAAACATAAAAAGTGTGTGTCTCGCTGTCTTAATTTAAACAtcccttcctccaacccccccccccacctctatatctctctctctctctctctctctctctctctcttccctcaaCTCTCAGGCTCCGTAGACACTCTCATTACTGTAGGTCATGTAGAGGAAAAGATCTTCTTCATGGTGTTCCtaagagacacagacacaggtgatTAATACAGCAAGCAGTCAGATGCATAAACAGGCATCCGCTCTAAATGAGCTGGGTGGTAGTACCTCATAGACCGCTGAGAGAGGGGAACTTGATGGCGGAAGTGAGTTGTTTACAAAGAAGAAAAGTGCCTCCTCTGGCCGCATTGACACCCGCTGCCTGATCAGGAAGCATAGCTGTCCCACtgttggaggggggggagggggggggttaggtgtgATTCATACCAAACATTTTGCTCTTCGCAGAATCTATGAACAcagaagtcagaaattaccaCAGGAAATTATTCAGCACAGCATTAAatatggtgtgaaaaaaaaatgtgagagAGGCTGATCTGGTCCTGAAAATGCACTCCTTAGCGTTTATATATCAAGCTAAATACCATGACTGCAATTTGCCTGTGACAATGACTGCATTAGAGTCTGGACATGCAAAAGAACATAGAACATAGGGAACAACATGGAAGTCAGGCAATTTTACTGACCGGTCAGATCAGAGGGAACAAGGTATTTCTTCTTGTCCAAGTCAGGAGCTCTCGATCTGGCAGCCCTCTCCACAATAATCTTATTAAAGAGACAACAGGAAAATACAGTACTACAATGTCTGCAATGTGTTTAAATACATGGTTAAGGATGGAACATAtccactcagtgaccactatattaggtatttatattcgtatggacttttttttttttgtttcgttttgacCCTGTTATAATGTGGTTTTTTGAGTTCCTGTCAGCTAAAAAGGCATTGTCACACACataactactgctcactggatgttttttgtttttcgcaccattctctgtaaaccctagaaactgttgtgcatgaaaatggagatcatcagtttctgagatactcaaaccacccggtctggcaccaacaatcattccgcagtcacttagatctaatttcttccccattctgacgttaGCTCTGAACAGTAAcacaacctcttgaccatgcttttatgcattgcgtTTGCTGctacgtgattggctgattagatatttgcattaacaagccagTTTACacatgtacctaataaagtggtcactgagtttatattatGACAGTCAGGAAGAAAGTACCTAAACGAGGACTCTGATTTGATGATCCTTGCTTCAGCACTTTAATGTCATCAGGAACATCAAAAGATCCGATTACTACGGTTACTCAGTAGCATATAAAAAGGCAACGTCTATGAGCACACCAATATGCACTGCATGAGCACACAATGGgagacttttttctttttctttttcttttttgtaaagaaaaacaacGGCTTCTGAAGGCCTGCAGAATGGAAGCCTTATCCTAACACAAGGCCCAATGATAAGGGTCTAGGCTGTGCTGAAAAAAATGTAGACAGGACTGACCGGTATCTTGTCCGGATGTTTTGCACGGACTCTCTCCCCTTCTGCTCTCCTCACTTCCAAAGGAACGCTACGTTGATAATGACTGTtcatctgcagagagaggaagggggagcgGGGAGGGGTATACATGAAATACCACAGTAACCTGCTGACGCTCAAAGCTACGGATGTGTAGCTGGTTACCTTCCAAAATGGTTAAACgtgtaaccgatactgcttatgactgcTCGGTCTTATCTCGTTTtgaaaacaaattacaaaaatgtaattgccgTTTCAGACGTTATTTTGGGCCAACTTAAAatagtttaatttaaatgtcaacattgttaGTCAGATAACAGTCTAATTGCCAATTTAAGgatttacatttgcattgacATCGTGCTCACAGATGTCCAGCAGTCTGTAGTTAAagccaggcatgctggtcgatcgggtgtaatttttttaattgcatcaGTTCAAATAAAATTCTTCaagttttcatccctcttcctaATCGATTCTGCCTGATAAACTTGATAGCCATGACATGTGCCCAATCTTCTGCTGTtgagaactttgttacagacagggttgtgtggtgcttttaaagcagggaattttcactttcattATCTGATGGATATGATAGGCTACTGATCTAAGGATTTTTCTTTTATGCCAACAATTCTACTTGATTTTATAAATACTTAAACGAAACGGTCCCGGAAAATATAGTGGAGCTAGCTCTGGCCAACTTTAAAAAACATTGGATAGTGATTGCACTCTTAGGCTAAGTTACACTCAATCAAAACAATAAATTGTTGGATTTACTTCAATTATAAACAGTGGCTACACGCAGTTATagcctttatttttcaacttgcCTACTTAGTGATGTTGCGTGCAACATTTGTcaaatgatgtattgctttatttgtttttatatataggcatagtggaaagctacttTCAGTTTTCCTGTAGTTTGAATTCGCTTGTCAACGAATAAATAAGtatgtgaaccttaagaaacacCATACAATACATCATGAGTGAACCAACAGCTACTGattgaaaacacaaataaattatttgagaACTATGAATCTGCAGCATTCAATTACCTGTGGTGGTTGCATTCTTAACACCCTGATATTGCTAGGACTCACAGAAGTTATTAAGCAGGCAGAATCATTATTTCAATTGTCCTACCAATTTGTGCGTTTTGTCACTGTTGGTGAAAGcgcattaatttaattaaactgaGTTTACCACTCAGTTTCGGTTAAACGTTCGTTCACACCTCTAACTTGTTCGGAACACGGCGAGTTTCTCAAAACAGCGCAGTACAGTTCGACTGGCCTAGGTGGTTTAACTTGCTAGCTAAGAAAAGCAATCTATATTCCACATGGTACACACAGGAGGGTGAAACTGATAAATACTGCATGGGCACCGCCGATTTATTATTCAGTGTTGGCCATGTAGAGAACACGTTCATCTAGCTACGCGTCAAATTATTTTAGTCGGAAATAATGATTATGGGCGGTGGCGTAACGGCAAGTAGCATGTTGGCTATATaacttagctaactagctaacggtATAGATCTTGCGCTTACAGAAAGCTAGAAGGGGGCAGTTAGCATCAGCTATCTATCCAACTACATAGAAATCTAAACTAACCAGTTAATCGGGATAGCATGTATGGCAACTATGATGTGTAATTTTAACTACGATGGCTAACcaataatacataaatagtCCAACGTTGGTGTAACGTCAGATAACTGCTAACTTAGCTTGACGTTTGATAAACCCACCTTTGGGAACAATGCAGAAAAATAGGACGGTTAATGACAGTCAAAGCGTTTTCTTCTGAATCTTGGCCGAAGAAAGTACACTATCTGGAAATTATACCACAAAAGAACATAAAGCAGAAACAATTAAATCTATCTTAAAATAcagtctatttttaaaatgtcgaCTGACCTACGTCTTCCacagaataaacaacaaataaaacaacgCCCATTCGCAGAAAATTTCACGAATGAACAGCTTGTATATTGATTGACATTATCACTGTCCATTCAGCGGGAGAAAATAAGCGGCAATACGTTTGTTGACAGTGTTTCTATTGGCTTACAGGCACTGTCAATCTCACATTGAAGAACGCAAAACAGTAAATTGACGTGAATTTAAACCAATCGCTTAGAAGGAAAACTGGGCCGGGGGATGGGCATCAAAATCACATGCTTCGCTTACGTGTCCTAGCTCACGAATTCTGATTTCGGAGACACTGAATTCTATTTACGCTCTATGATTGGAGAGCACGCTGTACCTTTAGAAATGTGAACTTGATGGTTTGCAGTGTCTTTTTTTGTATGCACGATAGATTTATTTAGTATATATCCTATTTAAAATCAGTCTTGAATTATTTTGTGATGGCCTTTTACACTTCTATTGAAATGGCAAGTAACGATGCAGCAAATACAGTAATAGAAAACCTATTTACACAATATAATTTATAAGCTTGAATCAgcaagtctttttttattcttttaaagGCATTCTTTTTCTTATTCATTTTGTTCAAGTTGGCGCTGTGCCACCCAAAACCATGCCAAGAGCACGGGTACCCAAGCACATTTAGTTAAACTGCAGACTGGCATTGTGATTTGCAGAAGCCAGCATGCAGGGAGGGGAGAGCCAATTGCCTCAAGGTTGTCGAACGGAGATATCTGGTCTGAAGCAGAGCCGCAGAGAGAGAATATTGGGACACTTTGTCCCGGGCCCAGGCCTCAAGGGGGCCCAGGATATAGGATTGtaactatttttaatttgttacaAAATATATGGATTTTGTCCTGGACTTGAGAATTCATAGCCGCGGCCCTGGTCTGACGATTGGTTTAAAGTATTGTAGCTGTTCCATTCACTAACTTGCTGGCTAACACCAAGGTTTTCAACTTGATGCGAACTGTATCGAATAGCCAGTGTATGCTAGCATGGGCTTCGCGAATTCGTAGCCTAATGACAAAGCGGCTGTTTGAACCCGAGACACGGGGCTCACCTGTATCTTTGGGGAGCGCAATTTATTCGAATGAAGTCGAGAACGTTCTATTACAATTTTATTGTCGAATTGTTCCTAGTTTACAagcaaatgtactgtatgcatgacATACATGTCTTGTGATGAAAATCATAGAATACCTTTGAAAGATTTATAAATCCAATCCTATTCAAAATTGTACCATGTGTCTCAGATATGTTTGCACTCacccatatttttatttttctaaacaaTTCTTTTGACAatataaacagaaacagaaagttGATCATTTGGAAGTCCAGAATATAACTGCATATATTCTCTCTCATCTTCTATACTTCTggacatacatatgtacatgagatgtATTGCTTTTTCACAGCCTTTTACAATATACTGACATATACTGATAAGTAGCTTTAAAGATAATATATACACTACACTTTACCATTACCATATGGTAGCTCACTGCTCATACTGATATTGTTTGTAAATATGGTAATGCAGTTATATTAATTTtatcatgcattaaaaaaaacaagcagtggCAGGATTCTCTGGCTTTACTCTGAAATGGCATTGAATTATTATTGCTACTCTGTGCTAAAATAGTAATGTTATATACAACTCCTGTCAGAGGACAGTCCCCAATAAGAAGAATAATACTCTCTCAATTTCGGTTTGTCATTCAGCGTCCAGGCCAAAGGACAGGCCGTACTGCGGGAATGAATAGCCCTGGTCTTGGATGGCCACCATCCAGAAGCTTTTATGTTTACATTAACACTATTTAAACAGTTCAACTATTTGAACAAAGGTTCGGGTGAAATCAGACAAGCAGGATATGCATTTTATCAAATCATTGGGTGAATCAGATAAATGAAGACCTCAGATCTAACGAGAGCCAGGTACTCCTCCGTTCCGTTCCTCTGATGTGCATAATATACTTTTCCCCTCAGTAGGTTGCAGTGATTGTTGTAATCTTATGAGTGTCCAGTAGGTTGCGCTGTCTAGCTCTTGCACTGGTGATGGTCTCCAGGTGAGACTCTGGAGCCCAGCCCCTCTGTCGGTCTGACAATCTCGTTCCCTCAATCCAGCCTGAGAAACCAAAGAGATGGGAAATAATATATGcaaaattaatgaatacattCATTCTTATTCTGAACGGAGTAATACCATTTCACTGGAAAACTGCATGCTTTTCCAGTTGGTTGCAACCATCAAAGAATAAATATGGATAAATATGGGAACAAATGGGATAAGGTTTAGTTTCAGTTCAGTAGAAAGGTTGTGAGGTTGCATCTGTCAGTCCAAAAACTGGataaaagttatttatttatttgtctacTGTAATGGCAGTTTTTGCACATCTTGCAGCGAACTCCCCGTTT is a window of Conger conger chromosome 1, fConCon1.1, whole genome shotgun sequence DNA encoding:
- the zgc:92606 gene encoding gamma-aminobutyric acid receptor-associated protein-like 1; the protein is MNSHYQRSVPLEVRRAEGERVRAKHPDKIPIIVERAARSRAPDLDKKKYLVPSDLTVGQLCFLIRQRVSMRPEEALFFFVNNSLPPSSSPLSAVYEEHHEEDLFLYMTYSNESVYGA